Proteins co-encoded in one Trueperella abortisuis genomic window:
- a CDS encoding UPF0182 family membrane protein, whose protein sequence is MTTSTKKQHRSGRGGAFIPTLIVLGLLVFALIGFAGFWTELKWFEQIKAVRVFWTQYGASIALGAIGFLVVFAVVVLNLWIALRESKTSRNVIDLDSNHVGEALLKRKWLTFGVVPGVVGLLFGAGLGGSWQTFLLWFNRSSFGETDPEYGLDVSFYVFSLPAIHAIISFLVTLAILSFLVSALAYWMTGDIGASQRGFTVSKKAQAHAGALLAIGALIVAINYWLARYDLLLGNNQRFSGATYTDINASKPGLTILAVVVALVAALFVLAAVQRRWKPAVIGIASTVATALVVTMLYPALVENFKVRPNAAELESTYIQRNIDATRKAYDMAHVQTQQYDARTDVEPGQLRKDSETAAQIRLLDPNIVDPSFNQLQQNRQYYQFKDPLTVDRYEIDGQTRDTVIAVRELNLEGLDAERRSWVNDHTVYTHGFGVAAAYGNTITSRGDPAFWEAGIPSTGQLGDYEPRVYFGQQSPSYSIVGAPEGSDPWELDYPDDTAPNGQVMNTYTGQGGPSVGNAFERLMYAIRMGSTELFFSDRVTPDSQILFTRDPHERVRKVAPYLTLDTKAVPAVVDMDNDPSTRKDLVWIIDGYTTSNNYPYSARETLTDATADATTRGLGQPRPEEINYIRNSVKAVVNAYDGSVTLYQWDNDDPIINAWKSIFPGQITELSEMPGDLIAHVRYPEDLFKIQRTLLARYHVTDAKSFYSGGDFWNVPLEPTEAASATTPKQPPYYLTLKMPGEDQTAFSLTTSYIPGGQTNRNVMTGFLAASGDAGNKTGVKGEDYGKLSLLELPRDLTVPGPGQAQNTMLANPKVSTDLNLLQQGGTEIMRGNLLSLPVGDGLLYVQPVYVQASSGTQYPTLQYVLTLFGDNVGFAPTLDESLDQVFGGDSGVSAGDAGVVGKKEAPLEAGAADQPAGESSPAPNAEPSTAPSAEPSAEPSTTPSAGSAQERLSTALGSAKKAIEDSRAALDAGNWADYGKAQDALSKAIDEAVAAQNEIDGK, encoded by the coding sequence TTGACTACATCGACCAAAAAGCAGCACCGCTCGGGCAGGGGAGGTGCCTTTATCCCCACGCTGATCGTGCTCGGCCTGCTCGTGTTCGCGCTGATCGGCTTCGCCGGTTTCTGGACCGAGCTGAAGTGGTTTGAACAGATTAAGGCCGTGCGCGTGTTCTGGACCCAATACGGCGCGTCGATTGCGCTGGGGGCGATCGGCTTCCTCGTGGTGTTCGCCGTTGTCGTCCTTAACCTGTGGATCGCGCTCAGGGAGAGTAAGACCTCGCGCAACGTCATCGACCTCGACTCCAACCACGTCGGCGAGGCGCTGCTGAAGCGCAAGTGGCTGACGTTCGGCGTCGTGCCCGGCGTCGTCGGCCTCCTCTTCGGTGCTGGCCTGGGCGGCAGCTGGCAGACCTTCCTGCTGTGGTTCAACCGCTCCTCATTCGGGGAGACGGACCCGGAGTACGGGCTGGATGTGTCCTTCTACGTTTTCTCGCTGCCGGCGATCCACGCGATCATCAGCTTCCTTGTCACCCTTGCGATCCTGTCGTTCTTGGTGAGCGCGCTCGCCTATTGGATGACGGGCGACATCGGCGCCAGCCAGCGCGGTTTCACCGTCTCCAAGAAGGCCCAGGCTCACGCCGGCGCGTTGCTCGCGATCGGCGCGCTCATCGTCGCGATCAACTACTGGCTCGCCCGCTACGACCTGCTACTGGGCAACAACCAGCGCTTCTCGGGCGCCACCTACACCGACATCAACGCCTCCAAGCCGGGCCTGACCATCCTGGCGGTCGTGGTGGCGCTGGTGGCGGCGCTCTTCGTCCTCGCCGCCGTGCAGCGCAGATGGAAGCCAGCCGTGATCGGCATCGCCTCCACCGTGGCAACTGCCCTGGTGGTGACAATGCTCTACCCGGCGCTCGTGGAGAACTTCAAGGTGCGCCCGAACGCGGCAGAGCTGGAGTCGACCTACATCCAGCGCAACATTGACGCCACGCGCAAGGCATACGACATGGCCCACGTTCAGACACAGCAGTATGACGCGCGTACCGACGTTGAGCCCGGGCAGTTGCGTAAGGATTCGGAGACGGCCGCGCAGATCCGCCTCCTCGACCCGAACATCGTCGATCCCTCGTTCAACCAGCTCCAGCAGAACAGGCAGTACTACCAGTTCAAAGACCCGCTCACGGTTGACCGTTACGAGATCGACGGGCAAACCCGCGACACGGTGATCGCCGTACGCGAGCTCAACCTCGAGGGCCTGGACGCCGAGCGTCGCTCCTGGGTCAACGACCACACCGTCTACACCCACGGCTTCGGGGTCGCGGCCGCCTACGGTAACACGATCACCTCGCGCGGCGACCCGGCCTTCTGGGAGGCCGGCATCCCCTCCACGGGCCAGCTTGGCGACTATGAACCGCGCGTGTACTTCGGCCAGCAGTCGCCGTCGTACTCGATCGTCGGCGCTCCGGAGGGCTCGGATCCGTGGGAGCTCGATTACCCGGATGACACGGCCCCCAACGGTCAGGTGATGAATACCTACACGGGCCAGGGTGGGCCGAGCGTGGGTAACGCCTTCGAGCGCCTTATGTACGCGATTCGGATGGGCTCGACAGAGCTGTTCTTCTCCGACCGTGTTACCCCCGACTCGCAGATCCTTTTCACCCGCGACCCGCACGAGCGTGTGCGCAAGGTGGCCCCGTACCTGACGCTGGACACGAAGGCCGTGCCAGCCGTGGTGGACATGGACAACGATCCGTCCACCCGCAAGGATCTGGTGTGGATCATTGACGGCTACACGACGTCGAACAACTACCCCTACTCGGCGCGCGAGACACTGACGGATGCCACCGCGGACGCGACGACGAGGGGCCTGGGCCAGCCGCGCCCGGAGGAGATCAACTACATCCGCAACTCGGTCAAGGCCGTGGTCAACGCCTACGACGGCTCGGTCACGCTCTACCAGTGGGATAACGACGATCCGATCATCAACGCTTGGAAGTCCATCTTCCCCGGCCAGATCACCGAGCTGTCGGAGATGCCGGGCGACCTCATCGCCCACGTGCGCTACCCGGAGGACCTGTTCAAGATTCAGCGCACCCTGCTGGCTCGCTACCACGTCACTGACGCGAAGTCCTTCTACTCGGGCGGCGACTTCTGGAACGTTCCGCTGGAGCCGACTGAGGCCGCCAGCGCTACCACGCCGAAGCAGCCCCCGTATTACCTGACGCTGAAGATGCCGGGCGAGGACCAGACGGCGTTCTCGCTGACCACCTCCTACATCCCGGGCGGTCAGACGAACCGAAACGTCATGACCGGCTTCCTCGCCGCCTCCGGCGACGCCGGAAACAAGACCGGCGTCAAGGGCGAGGACTACGGCAAGCTCAGCCTCCTCGAGCTACCGCGTGACCTCACGGTGCCCGGCCCGGGCCAGGCACAAAACACGATGCTGGCCAACCCGAAGGTCTCAACAGACCTGAACCTGCTTCAGCAGGGCGGGACGGAGATCATGCGCGGCAATCTCCTGTCGTTGCCGGTGGGTGACGGCCTGCTCTATGTCCAGCCCGTCTACGTCCAGGCATCCTCGGGTACGCAGTATCCGACTTTGCAGTACGTGCTGACCCTGTTCGGCGACAACGTCGGATTTGCGCCCACGTTGGATGAGTCCCTCGACCAGGTCTTCGGCGGAGATTCCGGTGTGAGCGCGGGCGACGCCGGCGTCGTGGGGAAGAAGGAGGCTCCGCTCGAAGCCGGGGCTGCCGACCAGCCGGCGGGTGAGTCGAGCCCGGCTCCGAATGCCGAGCCGAGTACGGCTCCGAGTGCCGAGCCGAGTGCCGAGCCGAGTACGACGCCGTCGGCGGGCAGCGCGCAGGAGCGGCTGAGCACGGCGCTGGGGTCGGCGAAGAAGGCCATCGAGGATTCCCGTGCCGCGCTGGACGCAGGCAACTGGGCAGACTATGGCAAGGCCCAGGATGCGCTGTCGAAGGCGATTGATGAGGCGGTCGCGGCGCAGAACGAGATCGACGGCAAGTAA
- a CDS encoding PPA1309 family protein has protein sequence MTENAKTPMTRSLEKSTLEIERHVASGGWDAPIRLFALALAKNALAQHPELAGELPADVQADAIEDETTLFSIEQEDLPQVETLEDLLGRIVWPADVDGAALSVERIILPPSAEVSLPEDPAEADKVLASHPDRQDVRIVAAVLRTGESWCAIRMRKFDDDAKVLSGANLIPGLVEGLKMGFAEQA, from the coding sequence GTGACTGAAAACGCCAAGACCCCCATGACTCGATCCCTCGAGAAGTCCACCCTGGAGATCGAGCGACACGTGGCCAGCGGAGGCTGGGACGCCCCGATCCGGCTCTTCGCCCTCGCGCTCGCCAAGAACGCGCTCGCGCAGCATCCCGAGCTTGCCGGGGAGCTCCCGGCCGACGTCCAGGCCGACGCCATCGAGGACGAGACCACCCTGTTCTCCATCGAGCAGGAGGACCTGCCGCAGGTGGAGACCCTGGAGGACCTCCTGGGCCGCATCGTCTGGCCCGCCGACGTCGACGGCGCCGCCCTGTCCGTCGAGCGCATCATCCTTCCACCCAGCGCCGAAGTGTCGCTGCCCGAGGATCCCGCGGAGGCCGACAAGGTCTTGGCCTCCCACCCCGACCGGCAGGACGTGCGCATTGTCGCCGCCGTCCTGCGCACGGGCGAGAGCTGGTGCGCGATCCGGATGCGCAAGTTCGACGACGACGCCAAGGTCCTCTCCGGCGCCAACCTCATTCCCGGCCTCGTCGAGGGGCTGAAGATGGGCTTCGCCGAGCAAGCCTAG
- a CDS encoding YlbL family protein encodes MSIARPSRAAVSGTIFAVLMVVGAALPSSYIVQRPGPVLDVTSANDGESLVTLTGTDTYDSETSFLMTTVSALGNADAGISGAVVAGALLTSDEVVPVRALYPVEVSSSQISEQNAELMTNSQDTAAAVAFEEAGLEVSMTLTVAGVPEGSPAEGIVEEGDVLRAIATEDRSATVATFRQLSDFLDATEPGTEVRLTVERDDSEQTLTTLTRGFEPDVTGWVHPGSALGVYVSVTDVQLPAQATYAVEGIGGPSAGTMFTLAIYDDVTPGSLGGDAVIAGTGAIAWDGEVEAIGGIRHKLAGASAAGATDFLAPAYNCPETIGYEPDGLNIWAVRTIDEAIGAVKAIGEGKTDSLTPCSALPAVGQEG; translated from the coding sequence ATGTCCATTGCCCGCCCATCGAGGGCCGCCGTCTCGGGCACCATCTTCGCCGTGCTGATGGTGGTGGGGGCGGCGCTGCCGTCGTCGTACATCGTGCAGCGTCCAGGCCCGGTCCTGGACGTGACCTCAGCCAACGACGGCGAGAGCCTGGTAACGCTTACCGGAACGGACACTTACGACTCGGAGACGAGCTTCCTCATGACCACCGTCAGCGCCCTCGGCAACGCGGACGCCGGCATCTCGGGCGCGGTGGTGGCCGGCGCGCTGCTGACCTCGGATGAGGTGGTCCCGGTTCGCGCCCTGTACCCGGTGGAGGTCTCCTCGAGCCAGATCAGCGAGCAAAACGCGGAGCTGATGACGAACTCCCAGGACACAGCCGCCGCCGTCGCCTTCGAGGAGGCGGGCCTGGAGGTGTCGATGACGCTCACCGTGGCGGGCGTGCCCGAAGGTTCCCCGGCCGAGGGGATCGTCGAGGAAGGCGACGTGCTACGCGCGATCGCCACGGAGGACCGGAGCGCCACAGTTGCGACCTTCCGCCAGCTCTCCGACTTCCTTGATGCCACCGAGCCCGGCACCGAGGTGAGATTGACGGTCGAGCGCGACGACTCCGAGCAGACCCTCACCACCCTCACCCGCGGTTTCGAACCCGATGTCACCGGCTGGGTACACCCCGGCTCGGCGCTGGGGGTTTACGTCTCGGTCACCGACGTGCAGCTGCCGGCGCAGGCCACCTATGCCGTGGAGGGCATCGGCGGGCCGTCGGCTGGAACCATGTTCACGCTCGCCATCTACGACGACGTCACCCCCGGTTCGCTGGGTGGGGATGCGGTGATCGCCGGCACGGGCGCGATCGCGTGGGACGGAGAGGTCGAGGCGATCGGCGGGATCCGGCACAAGCTCGCCGGCGCGAGCGCTGCCGGCGCCACGGATTTCCTCGCCCCGGCCTACAACTGCCCCGAGACCATCGGCTATGAGCCGGACGGGCTGAACATCTGGGCGGTGCGCACGATCGACGAGGCCATCGGCGCCGTGAAGGCGATCGGCGAGGGCAAGACCGATTCGCTCACGCCGTGCTCAGCGCTGCCCGCGGTCGGCCAAGAAGGGTAG
- a CDS encoding zinc-dependent metalloprotease gives MSNSGGIGPDNDDWQERLRAILGSEAADRIIEHIKAQGQDPDTLMSQMLNPASFALVTNQIQQMLGSSGEGPVNWQLAERVARDTITSRHLDRLTAEAADKTRDSLRTASLWLDAATSFNPATGPNMAVSRLDMLAHSLATFRKLLEPVGANVSRAFSEIFREQAEHMPPQIADMFGDPAGFVTKMVGSVLGVQYGEALAELAAESFGSTDTGVPLTEGSSAMLVPTNIVNFAKDLDVPNEEVLLFAAVREAAAARLYTRVAWLRPRVIDTIAQIASGFEIDMESIEEQARGLTEGLSFDPSAMPELDMSKVFVLDLSTEQEDSVARLQLLLSLIEGWISEVTARAVAPHLPNAVALRELFTRRYATDNPAKHVWQAQLGIELAPRLQREAAAFWQQAEQRLGIDQRDALWAHPDLLPTVAALNDPTSFFGQDVQSVEAELDSFLEDLFNDENQGQAPHEPGFGDPD, from the coding sequence ATGAGCAACAGCGGTGGCATCGGCCCAGACAACGACGACTGGCAGGAGCGCCTGCGCGCCATCCTCGGCTCCGAGGCCGCGGACCGGATTATCGAGCACATCAAGGCCCAGGGTCAAGATCCTGACACGCTCATGTCGCAGATGCTCAACCCCGCCAGTTTTGCGCTTGTGACGAATCAGATTCAGCAGATGCTCGGCTCGTCGGGCGAGGGCCCGGTCAACTGGCAGCTGGCCGAGCGCGTGGCACGCGATACGATTACCTCCCGCCACCTCGATCGGCTCACCGCCGAGGCCGCCGACAAGACGCGCGATTCCCTGCGCACGGCCTCCCTCTGGCTCGACGCCGCCACCTCCTTCAACCCGGCGACGGGCCCGAACATGGCCGTCTCCCGCCTCGACATGCTCGCCCATTCGCTGGCCACCTTCCGCAAGCTTCTCGAGCCGGTGGGTGCGAACGTCTCGCGGGCTTTTTCCGAGATTTTCCGCGAGCAGGCCGAGCATATGCCCCCGCAGATAGCCGACATGTTTGGCGACCCGGCGGGGTTTGTGACCAAGATGGTCGGCTCTGTGCTCGGCGTCCAGTACGGCGAGGCGCTGGCCGAGCTCGCGGCGGAGAGCTTCGGTTCCACCGACACGGGCGTGCCGCTCACGGAGGGGTCATCAGCCATGCTCGTGCCCACCAACATCGTCAACTTCGCCAAGGACCTCGACGTCCCGAACGAGGAGGTATTGCTCTTCGCGGCCGTCCGTGAGGCCGCCGCCGCCCGGCTCTACACGCGCGTGGCTTGGTTGCGTCCGCGTGTGATCGACACGATCGCCCAGATCGCCTCCGGCTTCGAGATCGACATGGAGTCCATCGAGGAGCAGGCACGTGGCCTGACCGAGGGACTGTCCTTCGACCCTTCCGCCATGCCCGAGCTGGATATGTCGAAGGTCTTCGTGCTCGACCTGTCCACCGAGCAGGAGGATTCGGTGGCGCGCCTCCAGCTTCTCCTGTCCCTCATCGAGGGCTGGATCAGCGAGGTCACGGCTCGCGCCGTAGCCCCGCATCTGCCCAACGCCGTGGCCCTGCGCGAGCTCTTCACGCGGCGCTACGCCACCGACAATCCCGCCAAGCACGTCTGGCAGGCCCAGCTCGGCATCGAGCTCGCCCCGCGCCTGCAACGCGAGGCAGCCGCTTTCTGGCAGCAGGCGGAACAACGCCTGGGGATCGATCAGCGCGACGCGCTGTGGGCTCACCCGGACCTGTTGCCCACGGTCGCCGCCCTCAACGACCCGACCTCTTTCTTCGGCCAGGACGTGCAGAGCGTCGAGGCTGAGCTCGATTCCTTCCTCGAGGATCTTTTCAACGATGAAAACCAGGGCCAGGCCCCGCACGAGCCTGGCTTCGGCGATCCCGACTAG
- a CDS encoding ATP-dependent helicase yields MTNAEELLSHLDPRQREVAENVTGPMAVLAGAGTGKTRAITYRIAYAVHTGQHKPTNILAVTFTHRAASEMRSRLRDLGVPTVQARTFHSAALSQLRYFWPNAIGGRVPEIKESKVNLVASAAARLGMSVDKVSVRDMAAEIEWSKVSLIAPADYERAATSQGRPEVAGYSHAEIAALIRAYEEVKAERAVIDFEDVIVILIGIMRDRPDITATIRKQYKHFVVDEYQDVSPMQHRLLQLWLGDRRDLCVVGDVSQTIYSFTGASARYLEGFTREFRGARTVKLNRDYRSTPQIVELANAVIEPDRNAASVQLVSALKSGRPVSYAEYADDADEAANIAGKILSLRESGMDFSDVAILYRTNAQSQEFETALSQAGIPYEMKGSERFFMRREVKDAMVALRAAARGGVAGELPQIVEDTLYGMGWRPEAPEAGAAKERWESHNALLTLAQEIWDKRHASVAEFVAELEERAQMGNEPTTNAVTLSSLHAAKGLEWAAVFLAGMSEGLMPISHASRPEAVAEERRLLYVGITRAREELHISYAQGNRGRSKRKVSRFLEGHWPQPESRSTRSRRANSKVAKEQWARENPDDVALFEELRLWRLARAQETGKPAHLILHDVTLREIAVKKPRDLAELGRVRGIGTRKLTDYGFDLLAIVGDKPIGFGH; encoded by the coding sequence GTGACTAACGCCGAAGAACTGCTCAGCCACCTTGACCCGCGCCAGCGCGAGGTCGCCGAAAACGTCACCGGGCCGATGGCGGTGCTCGCGGGCGCCGGCACGGGCAAGACCCGCGCGATCACCTACCGGATCGCCTACGCCGTGCACACCGGCCAGCACAAACCAACCAACATCCTGGCCGTGACCTTCACCCACCGCGCCGCCAGCGAGATGCGCTCGCGGCTACGCGACCTCGGGGTGCCCACCGTCCAGGCACGCACCTTCCACTCCGCGGCGCTGAGCCAGCTACGTTACTTCTGGCCCAACGCGATCGGCGGTCGGGTACCGGAGATCAAAGAGTCGAAGGTCAACCTGGTGGCGAGCGCGGCGGCGCGGCTGGGCATGAGCGTGGACAAGGTGTCGGTGCGCGACATGGCGGCGGAGATCGAGTGGTCGAAGGTTTCGCTCATCGCGCCGGCGGACTACGAGCGGGCTGCCACCTCGCAGGGGCGCCCGGAGGTGGCCGGCTACTCTCACGCCGAGATCGCCGCGCTCATCCGAGCCTACGAGGAGGTCAAGGCCGAGCGCGCCGTTATCGACTTCGAGGACGTGATCGTCATCCTCATCGGCATCATGCGCGACCGGCCCGACATCACCGCCACCATCCGCAAGCAGTACAAGCACTTCGTGGTCGACGAATATCAGGACGTGTCCCCGATGCAGCACCGCCTGCTTCAGCTGTGGTTGGGGGATCGGCGCGACCTGTGCGTGGTGGGCGACGTCTCGCAGACGATCTACAGCTTCACCGGCGCCTCGGCCCGCTACCTGGAGGGCTTCACGCGGGAATTCCGCGGTGCCCGCACGGTCAAGCTCAACCGGGACTACCGCTCCACTCCGCAGATCGTGGAACTGGCAAATGCCGTCATCGAGCCGGATCGCAACGCCGCTAGCGTTCAGCTCGTCTCCGCACTCAAGTCCGGCCGGCCCGTTTCCTACGCCGAGTACGCCGACGACGCCGACGAGGCGGCCAACATCGCCGGCAAGATTCTCTCGCTACGCGAGTCCGGCATGGACTTTTCCGACGTGGCGATCCTCTACCGCACGAACGCCCAGTCCCAGGAGTTTGAGACTGCGCTGTCCCAGGCGGGAATTCCGTACGAGATGAAGGGCTCGGAGCGCTTCTTCATGCGCCGTGAGGTCAAGGACGCGATGGTTGCCCTGCGCGCCGCCGCGCGCGGCGGCGTGGCGGGCGAGCTTCCCCAGATCGTCGAGGACACCCTCTACGGCATGGGGTGGCGCCCGGAGGCGCCCGAGGCCGGAGCCGCCAAGGAGCGCTGGGAATCCCATAACGCCCTGCTGACCCTCGCTCAGGAGATCTGGGACAAGCGCCACGCGAGCGTGGCAGAGTTCGTGGCCGAGCTTGAGGAACGCGCGCAGATGGGCAACGAGCCCACCACCAACGCCGTCACCCTCTCGTCCCTCCACGCCGCCAAAGGCTTGGAGTGGGCTGCCGTTTTCCTCGCGGGGATGAGCGAAGGGCTCATGCCCATCTCCCACGCCTCCAGGCCGGAGGCGGTGGCCGAGGAACGCCGCCTGCTCTACGTGGGCATCACACGCGCTCGGGAGGAACTACACATCTCCTACGCCCAAGGCAACCGGGGCCGTTCCAAGCGCAAGGTCAGCCGCTTCCTCGAAGGGCACTGGCCGCAGCCCGAGTCACGTTCGACGCGCTCGCGGCGGGCTAACTCGAAGGTGGCCAAGGAGCAGTGGGCGCGGGAGAATCCGGATGACGTGGCGCTCTTTGAGGAGCTGCGCCTGTGGCGGTTGGCCAGGGCGCAGGAGACGGGCAAGCCTGCTCACCTGATTTTGCATGACGTGACGCTGCGTGAAATCGCCGTCAAGAAACCACGCGACCTAGCCGAGCTCGGGCGGGTGCGGGGGATCGGGACCCGCAAGCTCACCGACTATGGCTTCGATTTGCTCGCCATCGTCGGCGACAAGCCGATCGGCTTTGGGCACTAA
- the nudC gene encoding NAD(+) diphosphatase — MYGKLNERRAIAERDAATRLNPRAALADPRGRYLLIQGGAVPFDGALVFLTRDQFAELGAGDPSYLGRFEGRAYFAVDAAALAVDAAWQGTLVGLHFAPLREVGHLLSEAEAALAMEAMALINWHHFRYCPTCGQRAALTESGWQMRCENGHVIFPRTDPAVIMAIHDAADRLLLGRNRSWPAGRFSTLAGFVEAGETLEDAVRREVAEEVGVRVGRLEYFGSQPWPYPRSLMVGFHGWTCEADPELMPDAVEVVEAMFVSRDQLRQMYADNPASMPGRTSVARALIEDWLGGPLEGGARD, encoded by the coding sequence ATGTACGGAAAACTGAACGAGCGGCGGGCGATCGCCGAGCGGGACGCGGCCACCAGGCTCAATCCGCGGGCGGCGTTGGCTGATCCGCGCGGGCGCTACCTACTCATCCAAGGAGGCGCCGTGCCGTTCGACGGCGCCCTCGTCTTCCTCACCCGCGATCAGTTCGCGGAGTTGGGCGCGGGCGACCCCTCCTACCTGGGCCGCTTCGAGGGGCGAGCATACTTCGCCGTCGACGCCGCGGCGCTGGCCGTCGACGCCGCGTGGCAGGGCACTCTTGTGGGTCTGCATTTCGCGCCGCTGCGGGAGGTGGGCCACCTGCTGAGCGAGGCCGAGGCGGCGCTCGCGATGGAGGCGATGGCGCTCATCAACTGGCACCACTTCCGCTACTGTCCCACGTGCGGGCAGCGAGCTGCACTGACCGAGTCCGGGTGGCAGATGCGCTGCGAGAACGGGCACGTGATCTTCCCGCGCACGGACCCGGCGGTCATCATGGCGATTCACGACGCCGCGGACCGGCTACTCCTTGGCCGCAACCGTAGCTGGCCCGCTGGGCGCTTCTCGACCCTGGCCGGCTTCGTGGAGGCCGGCGAGACGCTGGAGGACGCGGTGCGCCGCGAGGTGGCAGAGGAAGTCGGCGTCAGGGTGGGCCGCCTAGAATACTTCGGCTCCCAGCCCTGGCCCTACCCGCGCTCGCTCATGGTGGGCTTCCACGGCTGGACTTGCGAGGCGGACCCGGAGCTGATGCCCGACGCCGTGGAGGTGGTCGAGGCGATGTTCGTCAGCCGCGACCAGCTGCGCCAGATGTACGCGGACAATCCGGCCTCGATGCCGGGGCGGACGTCGGTGGCGCGCGCCCTCATCGAGGACTGGCTGGGCGGGCCGCTGGAAGGGGGCGCGCGTGACTAA